The genomic DNA TGCTCGGTGATTTCGGGCAGGATTTCTTTTCGACGAAAATCGCTCGCCATGATGAGCCTCTTTTTATCATTTGAACTTAGTGCGAAAAGTTGCACAGACTGACACAAGTTATCGGCATCCTATAATTTCTGCTGAACTGTCAGATTCATTCTTGCCGGTCGTCGCCACGGGAAAAACTCTGCAGTCGCTAAAGTTTATCTGACTTAACCGACCGGAGTTATCCCTGCAAACCATACCTATTGTAGTCATGCAGGAATCGGCTGTTCAGTAAAATTCCGGGGAAGGTCTTAAAGATTCTGCAGGATCGTTCGAACTTGCAGAGTTTATTGCGATACCAATCGTTTTATTCGCCGATAATATTAATGCGTGAATCCATGCATTACGGTGACACCTCTTTTCATGACACGGGCATTTATTGAACAATGCGAGATGAATTCACAAAATTCGCAAGAAGTGGATCTCTGCCCGAACCACTGGCTGGAATTCCAATCTGGGAAAAATTCCTGGAGAATTCCCTTCAGGCGAAATCGGGTTGCCGGGTGCGAGAAACAAAACTGGGGCAGTCTCCGCAAGCTCGGGAGCAGGCCTTTCTCAAGCGACTTTCTGGGACTGCTCGAATTACTCTTCAGAAATCTGCGATTTCCACACAAGCCCATCGACTGCAAAGACAGACACTCGATCTGATTCAACTTCGCCGTCGGCTCATTCCCGATACTTCCCCAGCTTGGCAATCGATCGAAGTGTTTCTGGCAGCCGCCCAACTTCATCAGGCTCTTGACATTTTGCTGAGTGATGTCGAGACGTTACTGGAATTACATAACCGTGTGGACAATTTGTTTAACGCGACCGATGAACTTCTCTCTGCTCTCTCATCCGGGAAAAGTGTCGGATTTGTGCGGGTTCAGACTCTCGTGCAATCGGTCATCAATGCAGCCGCAGATTCAACAATTGATCAGAAACTCTGGTTAACGCTCTGCAGTTCCATCGCTGATTATGAATTGAATACGACTCCATCAGTGCGTCGATTGCCGCTCGCGAATGCTCTGCAAGCATCGTATCTCTGTGCGAAGTTAGTTCGCACAGAAACGTTAAAAGTCAAAACAGAGCCTTTAATTGCGGCTGCCCTCTTGAAAGATACCGCATTCTGGCATCCTCAACTCTCAGATCACATTATACGGAAAGGTCATCATTCCGAATGGTCAGCTGCCCTCACGGGGAATATCAAACGCTATGGTCCTGGTCTGTCTCGAATGATACGACAACACCACGAATGTCTTGATGGAACCGGAATCCCGTTTGGAGTTCGTGCATCGGATTTGCATGCTGAAGATCGTATTCTCGGGTTGATCACTCGCTGGACGGAACTGTTTCAGCACCAACTCAAAACCCGCACTTCCATGATGAACACCGATCAGTGGACAGAAGACTTACAGGTTTGTGATGATGCTTTAAAACAGGAAGCAAAACAAAATCGCTGGGATATTGAGTGGTTGAAATGTCTCCAGATAGTTTTAGAAATCCAACCTAAACCGACCGAAGAGATTGCAGATCCGCTCGTTTCTGGTCGAAATTTGAATGGCTGGAAAGTTCCTCAGCCAAAATTCATGAAACATCGATTCCCGATCCTGGGAAACAAATCGACTTCAAATGTAAATGCAAAACTGTCTTCGGACTAACGGTCTGCCCACCGTTTATCAGTCTGAGAAAATGGATGTATTTGCTGTCGTTCAGTGACTGCCTTTGTCTGGATAGCCCCAAAAGATTCTTTCGGGGCGGCGCAGTCGTAAGATGTTCTCTAAAAAATTCTCCCTCAAACTGTAGACCTCTTGCGGACTTCGTCCACCCAGAGAGCAAAGCGACCTGACTTCTGACCTAATTGAGGCTCCATATTTCCCGAGGGATCGCTGAAAAACAGCCACGCAACATGTACAAGAGTCACTGCATTGTGTGATTTCGGCTGGCTTGAAATAATCAGGCCAACTTGAGGTCTCAGACAACAGGAGTGAGCAACATGTCCAGCAAATTTGGAGTCATTCTTCCCGCAGCCGGGAAAAGCAGCCGATTTTCAAAAAACCAGCGAAAGAAGCCCTTCGTCGATCTGAAAGGTCGCGCGATCTGGCTGAGAGCGGTTGAGCATTTTGTAAATCGCAATGATGTTGCCAAAACGGTTGTGGTGATCTCTCCGGAAGATCGGGAATACTTCACAACCAAATTTCAGCCAAACCTGGCCTTCATGGATATCGAAGTTGTCGATGGGGGCGCCGAGCGTGCCGATTCTGTTTTGAATGGCCTGGCTCATATGGGAGATGACATCGATTTTGTCGCCGTGCACGATGCGGCTCGTCCCCTGCTGACGAAGAAATGGGTCGATCGAGTTTTCGCAGCCGCAGCTGAAAATGACGCGGCTATTCTCGGAATTCCCGTCACCAGCACCATGAAACGGGTGAATAACGGTAGGATTGAAGAAACGGTCCCCCGAGATCAAATGTGGCTGGCTCAAACGCCGCAGGTCTTTCGCAAGGATCTTTTGCAGAAAGCCTACGATCAACGAGGCGATTTCCAGCCGACTGATGAAGCTCAACTCGTCGAACGTCTGGGAGTTCCCGTCCATATTGTCGAAGGCTCGGCAATGAACCTCAAGGTCACGACCGCCGATGATTTTAGCATGGCTGAAGCACTCGTCGACCACTTGCCGAAGGAATCCCTCCCAAAAACGTTGCATCCCTTCAGCGATGAACCATCGGGATTGTTTTGATTTTTGGAGATATCATATACAAGCACGAAGCGCAAGCGAGTGAGTCCTTTATTGCAAGTAAACACACTCGCTTGCGCTTCGTGCTTGTAAAAATACTTCAGTTCAATTTCAATGATCAGAACATGAACTTTTGACAATCAGAATTTGTGCAATCTTGCAACCTGAGTCTGAAGTCTCATAATACCAGTAGAAGCGAATTTCCAAGCATCGTAATATCAGTTAAGCATTGACGTTCGATATTGACAGCGCCGGTATCAGCAAAGGCCTTCGGGATGGATCAAGAACAGATTAAAGAATGTATTCCTCATCGTGACCCGTTTTTGTGGATCGATGAAGTGCTCGAACTGAGCGAAAACAACATTCACGCAACGACTTACATCAATCCTGACCTGCCTGTTTTCCAGGGTCATTACCCCGATTTCCCGATCATGCCAGGGGTTCTTCAAATTGAAATGGCTCTGCAGGCTGGTGCGATCCTGATTTCTCGTAAGCATGCTCTCGAAGCCGATAAGGTTCCTGTCGCGACTCGCATCAACAACGTGAAGTTCAAGCACATGGTTCGCCCCGGAGACACAGCCAATGTCTATGTCGAAGTGACCGAACGACTCAAAGATACCTTTTATATGACCGGGAAAATTGTCGTCGACGGGCAAACCTGCACCCGGCTCGATTTCGCGGCCACTGCGACCGATTCACCTGGGTAATCGCTTGAGAAAACGCTTCCTGAAAAAATGATGAAGCGTTGCGACTTTGGCGCCCCCATGTTGCAAAATTGCATCAGGAGATTCCTGCCGAGATCTCTGAAATTCATTCAGTGGGGAAATGATTCTGTCTCCAATAATTATCCAAATCATGATTCAGTGCGTTTAGGGCACCTGATTCTAGTATTTCCCTAACACCATTAAGGGTAAGCTGTTACTTCAATTACCCTAACCCAAAGCGTCAGCGAGGGGCAGGCATGGATTGTTGGGGACGCCGTCTCCTCGCTGACGCTTCGGGTTGAGATTGAACAAAAAATATTGCCCAACCCGATTAATTGTGATCCAGGGATTCTCTGGCATTGAATCTGCTCTATTCATCTCCAGTCAGCAAGATTCTGCTGCTTAATGCTCACAACAAATCGATCTGAAGTAGCCTGATTGCTATTTATCAGATCGATTTTGAAACTGCGATTGGAATAGTCCTTTGAATTTATCTCAAACTGTCGATGCGGCTGCTCAATTGATGGCACATGCTGACCATATTATTAAGCAACCTCAACTACTCGAAGATAGTCCCCTGCACAGCTACTGGGCTTATTCTCGTGATATGACAAATGATTGGATGCAAAACCTGGCGGTTTGTCAGAAGGTTCTGCAGACGGGCACCCAGGTTCGACAGCGTCAATGTTGGCTGGAATATGAACCGGATGTGCGGGATGTTTTTCGTGCCGATATTCTGCATCGGGTCTGGTTCACGATCCTTAAGGCAGCTGATGTCGAGCAAAACGCACGGCATGCCGAACCGATTGCCCGCAGTGTGCTGGCCGCTCAAATGCAGGTGCGGATTCGTTGCCTGAAATTAATACTGGCGGGCCATCAAATTGATGCCGCACGAATGCGGACACTCAATGAAATGCGAAAAAACGCGGAAATGTGGTCCGATTTTCTCTGCGGTCATCTAGCCAGCAAATATCAGATCGACGATGTCCTCTTTGAATCCAAACGGGCACACACCTGGGGCGAACAGCCGTTGGCGGTGGTGTTTCCGGAACTGAAATTGCACGATCAATCCCCTGCCAGTGCTGATTTGAACTGGAATCTGATTGCCGAAATTCGCAAAGGTGAATCGCTCAATCCATTGCAGGTTCTTGTCCGTAAAATGCTGAACTGCTTCCCGGAATCGGCTTTTGATCAGCAGGGCCTGCTGCGAAATTTCAAGCAGAATTGAACCGAGTGAGGCTTACTTCCGCTCTTGGTTGCTACACACTGATAGAGGCCGATAAACTATTCATTCTCGATGTAATCTTTGAAACATGCTGATTCCGTTACTGGATTCAAGCAAGTTGATTTCTCAATGAATGATAGACGTATGACGGCTTACAAACTCGTAATCGGACTTGAAGTCCACTCGCAATTGCTCACGCAAACCAAACTTTTCAGTGGATGCATCAATCGGTTCAATCCCGATGCCCCAAATACTCAGACCGATCCCGTGACAATCGGCCTGCCGGGTACGCTGCCTGTGATGAATCGCAAGGCGTTTCATCTGGCTGTTCGCACCGCGATGGCCCTCAATTGCGAAATCGCCCGGCACACCAAGTGGGATCGTAAACAATATTTCTATCCCGATCTTCCTAAGGGATATCAGATCAGTCAGTACGATTTGCCCTTCAGTAATAATGGGTATTTGGAAGTGGAATCGGATTTGACGGACGACTTGAAACGGGTTCGGATTAACCGGGTGCATCTTGAAGAAGATGCCGGGAAGAACATGCACGATGAATCGGGCCGCGGTGGTGACAGTCTGGTCGATTTGAATCGAGCAGGAACACCACTACTCGAAATTGTCTCCGAGCCAGATATGAATTCGGCTTTTGAGGCCCGTCGCTATCTGGAAGATTTGCGATTGTTGCTGACTTATCTCGGCGTTTCCGACTGCAACATGCAGGAGGGGAGTTTGCGGTGCGACGCGAACGTCAACCTGCATATCCCGCAGGAAGATGGTTCGGTGATTGCAACTCCGATTGTGGAAGTCAAAAATATGAACAGCATTCGTGGAGTCGAAGCGGCGATTCAGTATGAGTCGACACGACAGTATAAGCATTGGCAGAAAACAGGTGAGACATTTGGCGATGTTGCCAAGCAGACTCGGGGCTGGGATGCAGATAAATCGGTGACGTTTGCTCAACGTGGAAAAGAAGAAGCCTCCGATTATCGTTACTTTCCCGATCCCGATCTTGTACCCGTCACCGTCAGTGAAGAATTCCTGGCGAAAATCCGAGCCGATCTGCTCGAATTCCCGCAGGCTCGCAAGAAACGATTTCAATCCGAATTCGGACTTTCGGAATACGATGCCGGCGTGATTGTCGATCAGGGTGTCGAATTCGCCGAGTACTTTGAGCAGGTTGCCAAAACCAGTGGTGATGGCAAGCAAGCCGCCAACTGGGTGACGCAGGATGTTCAACGCGAGTTGAACGACCGCGGCTGCACCCTCAGTGAATTCCCAATCGATGCGGAAACTTTGGGAACACTGCTGCAACGAATTGTGGCGGGGGATCTGGCAAACAAAGGCGCACGGGATGTCTTTGCGGCTTTACTTGAAAATGAAGGCCAGCAATCCAAACCGGCTGATGTCGATCGACTTATTGACGAAAAGGGCCTGAAACTCGTTACCGATACAGGAGCACTCGAAGGGATTATCGATGCCATTATCGACAAAAATGAAAAGGTCGTGGCCGATGTGCAGGGCGGTAAACAGCAGGCCGTCGGGCCATTGATTGGTCAGGTGATGAAAGAACTCAAGGGAGCAGATCCGAAAACTGTTCGGCAGATGCTGATCGACCGGATTCTGGCACGTGGGAATTGAAAATCAATCAGCGAGCTGTTGCAGGTCAGTTATTGTCTGACAATTAATAAATTGGCTCACACATTTCGTCAGGCAGTGCCTGACCTACATTACTGTATGCCTTGAAAAGGTGACTCAATGTCCCAATATATTCTTGCACTCGATCAGGGGACGACTTCGAGTCGGGCGATTTTGTTCGATCATGATGGGCGAGCCGTCGGGACTGAACAGCAGGAGTATCGGCAGATTTACCCGGCTCCCGGTCAGGTCGAACACAATCCGGCTGACATCTGGGAGTCTCAGTTGACGGTCGCGAAAAGAGTGCTCCGTCGTTCAAGGATTTCAGCCGAGCAAGTTGCAGCGATCGGAATTACCAATCAACGTGAAACCACGTTGTTGTGGGAGAAAGAAACAGGCAAACCAGTCGGCAACGCGATTGTCTGGCAAAGTCGAGTTTCCTCGGGAATCTGCCAGCGACTGAAAGAAGCTGGCGTTGGAGATCGACTGCGTGAAATTACAGGGCTGTTAATTGACCCCTATTTTTCCGGCACAAAACTGACCTGGCTGTTCGAGAATGTTGAAGGATTGCGTTCTCGAGCAGAACGCGGAGAAATTCTGTTCGGAACTGTCGATTCCTATCTCATCTGGAAACTAACCGGCGGTCGGAAACATGTGACTGACATCTCCAATGCTTCGCGTACTTTGCTGTTTGATATTCATCAACAGGAATGGAGTCCCGAAATGCTGGAGATGCTCAACATCCCGGCTGCCATCTTGCCTGAGGTTGTCGATTCGAGTGGCCTGATTGCCGAGACAGATCCTGAGATTTTTGGAAAGTCGATTCCGATCGCCGGAGCGGCAGGAGATCAGCAGGCGGCTACGTTTGGCCAGATCTGTTATGAGCCGGGCATGGCAAAGAACACTTACGGCACCGGCTGTTTTATGCTGATGAACATCGGATCGAAGCCGCGACTCTCTGAAAATGGTTTGCTTACGACAATCGGCTGGCGAATCAATGGACAGACAACCTATTGTCTGGAAGGAGCGATTTTCATAGCCGGAGCCGCGATTCAATGGTTGCGGGATGGCTTGGAAATCATCGCTCACGCGAGCGAGTCGGAAGCGATGGCAACCTCTGTTGAAGATACGCATGGAGTTTACTTTGTGCCGGCGTTTGTTGGGCTGGGCGCTCCTTACTGGGATGCCGAGGCACGTGGATTAGCAATTGGATTAACCCGAGGGACGACAAAAGCTCATCTGGTTCGGGCGGCTTTGGAGTCGATTGCCTATCAGACGCGGGATGTCCTCGATGCGATGAATCGGGATTCGGGAATTCGACTGGCCGAGCTTCGCGTCGATGGAGGAGCGACCAGTAACAACTTTTTGATGCAGTTTCAGGCTGACCTTCTGCAAACGTCGGTTCATCGACCTGTCATTCTGGAAACAACGGCTATGGGAGCCGCTTATCTGGCAGGACTGGGAATTGGTTTCTGGGAAAGCCAGGCGGAATTAACTAAAAAATGGGTCATCGATCAGGCTTTTGAACCAGCGATGACATCAGATGAAGTCGATAAACTCTATCGAGGTTGGACCCGAGCGGTGGAACGTTCACGGGGTTGGGAAAGTTCCTGAAAGTTTTAATGACAAGCACGAATCGCATGCGAGTGAGCTGCAGTTGGATTCACTTGCTTGCGATTCGTGCTTGCATTTGCATGGATTGAGGCTCTTATTCTGCTGTGGGAATGCTATCATTCCGTAAAGTATCGCTCCGATGTGATCAGCTGAACTTAATTATATAGTCTCAGAGCCAATTCTTATGACAACGCAGCCGGATTCTTCAACAACTGATCTCCCGGCTGAAAGTCCGTCGGTTACGATTGTTGATACCGGATTCTGGAAACGGACCGCTTCTTTTCTGATTCAGTGGCGGATCAGCCTGCTGGTCTTTGCATTTGTGCTCACGGCTCTCGCCTATCCATATTCGCAACGATTGCAATTGGATCGTTCCATTGAATCGTTATTTGCACTCGATCATCCATTGCTGCTCAGTTATCAGGAAAGTAAGTCCCTGTTTGGTGGTGATGAATTTGTGATGCTCGCCTGGAAGCAGGACGATCTGCTCACTTCGGAATCTTTGATCGAGATTGAAGCCTTTGGAAAAACTCTTGGGAAGTTGGACGGGGTGAATCCAGAAAGTACGCAAACGCTTTCTGCCGTGCTGCAGCCGAAGAACATTGGCTTCATCGGCAATCTGTTCATGAGAATTCCGACGGTTCGAGAGTCTGCTCTCAATTTTGCAGAGGGGGCATTGGTTGGTCAAGATCGAGTCACAACAGCGGTCGTTATTCGCTTGAAGCCTGAAGAATTAAGCTCCGTTTCGCGGGCCGAAACACTAGCTAACATTCGCGAACTGGCTGCCAGCCATAATCCGCCTGCCTATGTGGTTGGCGAGCCAGTCCAGGTTCACGATATGTTTGAAGTGGTCGAGAAGGATGGAGCCATACTGGGCCTCGTCTCCTCATTAATTTTACTGGCCGTGATTTTCTTTTTCTTTCGCAGTCTGCGCTGGATGATTTTGCCCCTCGTGATGGTGCAGGCCGCTCTCATTTGGACGAAAGCCTTTCTGGTCATTTCCGGTATGCGACTGAGTATGGTCAGTTCAATGCTCAATTCACTGGTCACGATTATCGGCATCGCGACCGTGATGCACATCACGATTTATTTCCGAGAATTGAGGCGGGAACAGGAACGGATTCTCGCTTTGCGAATGACTCTTTCCACACTACTCCCGGCTATCTGCTGGGCTTGTGCGACAACCGCCATTGGATTTGGAGCGTTGTTGTCCAGCGATATTGTGCCAATTCGCAGCTTCGGCATCATGATGGTGCTAGGTGTGCTGTTCACATTACTGGCAGCTTTTACAATTATTCCCGGTGGAGTCCTGCTGGGAAATTTCAGTATCGACCCCCTCAAATATGGCTGGGAAAAATGGGTCACAGGCGGTTTGCTGAAATTGCTCAGGCTGGTGTTTCGCATTCCCAAAACCATTGCCAGTCTGGCATTGTTGCTGATGATATTTGGATTGATCGGCTTGAGTTTTCTGAGGATTGAAACTGACTTCAGCAAAAACTTTCGAGAGAACAGCCCGATTGTGCAGGCACTCAATTTTGTCGAAGCCAATCTCGGAGGAGCAGGAAATTACGAAGTCAATTTCCCATTTGCCGATGTGACCGATCCAGCAGCGATTGACAAATTACGCGAACTCTCTGAGGAACTCAAAGCGATTGAAATTGAGGGGCATTCCGCTTTGACAAAAGTAATCGCCTATACGGATGGCATCGATTTCATTCCTTCGGTAGCGGGTCGAACGCTGGATGCAAAGCGCGAAACACTCCAGAAAATGCAGCCAGAGTTCGAACCGAGTCTGTTCAATCCAGAAGAAAAGCGGATGCGGATTCTATTAAGAGCTCTCGAACGTCTGCCAGCCGAACTCAAATTACAGATGATTGAGGAAGTGACCCAAACCGCACAAAAATATTTTCCAGATGCAAAATGCACAGGACTGTATGTGCTGCTGGCGAATATCATATTGAGTTTGCTGAGTGATCAGGTCGTCAGTTTTACGCTGGCCGCCTGCGGCATCTTTATAGGTATGACGATCGCTTTTCGCAGCTGGAAAGTCGGTTTGATTTCACTAGTGCCGAATCTGTTTCCCATTGTCATTCTCGTCGGCACACTCGGCTGGATTGGCTCCCTGGTCAACATTGGCACGGCTATGATCGCCAGTGTTTCGATTGGATTGACCGTCGATTCGAGTATCCATTATCTCTCGTCCTATTTTCGCGAAAAAAAATCGGGACGAACACATGCAGAGGCACTGAAGTTGACTCAATCACAAGTCGGATTGTCACTCGTGTTCTCAAATGTCGCACTGATCTGTGGGTTTTCGGTACTGACGCTCTCAGAATTTGTACCGCTGATTTACTTTGGTGTGCTCGTCAGTATCGCCATGCTGGGAGGCTTGATCGGCAATCTGATTCTGTTGCCGTTGTTATTGACGGGGCTTTATGGGCAGAAAGAAGTGCTCACGGACTGAGCTATTAAAGAATTAAAGCTTAAGCCACAGAGTTCTCAGAGGAAAATATTTGGAGCTCAATTAAAGAACTCTATTGCCACTGTCCTCTCAATGGCATGCATAAAACGGTGCCCATCCATCAGAGCCTTGCTATTATATTCAGGCCGTATTTGACAAATATTTCTGGTGGGGGCGCTTCACCACGCCCCCATCCACACGTCACCATTTTGGATTTCATACCGATCATGACAGTTATTTTGATTCTACATGCACGAAGCGCAAGCGAGTGTGTTTAAAAGACGTGAGAACACACTTGCTTGCGCTTCGTGCTTGAAAAAATCTGCAGCCTCAATCTCCTTCGAATTGATCGATGTACTCGAAGATTTCCTGCAGATCATTCACTGTCGTGAAGGGATTAAGCAGGACCGCTTTGAGCCAGCGGGAATTTCGGAAACGGGGGAGTGAGACGAAGGTCTGGCAGTCTTTCATCAAGCCGCGTTGTAGACGCTGATTTCTTTCGCCCAGAGCCGCTTCGTTCTGACTGCCGCGTGTATCCCGAAAACAGACAATATTCATTTCGGAAATCGAGGCTCGTTCGATGTAATCGCGTTCATCGATCAGCCGATTGAAACGATTGACCATGTCGTAGCTGTGATCGATTAGTTTTTCGAGACCGCTTTTCCCGAACTGCAGGAGTGTCAGCCACCACTTGGCAATTTCGGGGGCGCGGGTTCCCTGGATGCCCCATTCGCCAAGATTAATTTTGTGATCTTCTTCGTTCAGGCTCATATAGGGATGGGCGACGCGGAAGTAGCGATCGAGTATTTTTTCTTCTCGGAACAAAACCAACGCACAGGCTTTAGTGACATAGCACCATTTCTGTGGATTGAACGTGATCGAGTCGGCTCGCTCAATTCCTTGCAGGCACGACTTGTGTGCCTCGCTAAAAATAGCCGCTCCACCATAACTGGCATCGACGTGAAACCAGAGGTTTTCGTTTTGACAGATTTTTGCAATCGCTGGGAGAGGATCGATATTTCCTGTGACAGTTGTGCCAGCCGTGGCAACCACGGCGAAGGGGAGTTGTCCTGATTTACGGGATAGGGTGATTGCGTTCATCAAGGCTTCGGGACACATGCGGCATTGATCATCGACTTTAACCGGGATGACGGCTGCAGTCCCCAAGCCGAGAATCATGGCAGATTTTTGAACCGAGCTGTGACACAGTTCAGAAGCAAAAATAACGGGCTGACTTGTCAGTTGGATCAATCCATTCCTGTGGACGTCGTTCAACCCGAGTTGACTGTTGCGGGCAACGGTCAAGGCTTGGAGATTGCAGAGTGTTCCTCCACTTTGAAGCATGCCGCCTGCGGTTTCGGGGAGTCCGAAGCGTAACGCGAGTTCCCGCATCAGGCGTTGTTCGAGTTCGGAAAAAATCGGCGACATTTCCCGACTGAGGACATTGTTATTCACCGCAGCAGTCACCAGAGAGCCCATCACGGAACTGATTGAGGGCAGGGGATCCATGTGCCCCATGTAACGTGGGTGAGCAGGATTCATCGAACCACGAACCAACTGTCTGCAGGTTTCCAGGAGTTCTGTATCGGAAACCGGTTGATCGGGAATGAG from Rubinisphaera italica includes the following:
- the glpK gene encoding glycerol kinase GlpK, yielding MSQYILALDQGTTSSRAILFDHDGRAVGTEQQEYRQIYPAPGQVEHNPADIWESQLTVAKRVLRRSRISAEQVAAIGITNQRETTLLWEKETGKPVGNAIVWQSRVSSGICQRLKEAGVGDRLREITGLLIDPYFSGTKLTWLFENVEGLRSRAERGEILFGTVDSYLIWKLTGGRKHVTDISNASRTLLFDIHQQEWSPEMLEMLNIPAAILPEVVDSSGLIAETDPEIFGKSIPIAGAAGDQQAATFGQICYEPGMAKNTYGTGCFMLMNIGSKPRLSENGLLTTIGWRINGQTTYCLEGAIFIAGAAIQWLRDGLEIIAHASESEAMATSVEDTHGVYFVPAFVGLGAPYWDAEARGLAIGLTRGTTKAHLVRAALESIAYQTRDVLDAMNRDSGIRLAELRVDGGATSNNFLMQFQADLLQTSVHRPVILETTAMGAAYLAGLGIGFWESQAELTKKWVIDQAFEPAMTSDEVDKLYRGWTRAVERSRGWESS
- the ispD gene encoding 2-C-methyl-D-erythritol 4-phosphate cytidylyltransferase — protein: MSSKFGVILPAAGKSSRFSKNQRKKPFVDLKGRAIWLRAVEHFVNRNDVAKTVVVISPEDREYFTTKFQPNLAFMDIEVVDGGAERADSVLNGLAHMGDDIDFVAVHDAARPLLTKKWVDRVFAAAAENDAAILGIPVTSTMKRVNNGRIEETVPRDQMWLAQTPQVFRKDLLQKAYDQRGDFQPTDEAQLVERLGVPVHIVEGSAMNLKVTTADDFSMAEALVDHLPKESLPKTLHPFSDEPSGLF
- the gatB gene encoding Asp-tRNA(Asn)/Glu-tRNA(Gln) amidotransferase subunit GatB; its protein translation is MNDRRMTAYKLVIGLEVHSQLLTQTKLFSGCINRFNPDAPNTQTDPVTIGLPGTLPVMNRKAFHLAVRTAMALNCEIARHTKWDRKQYFYPDLPKGYQISQYDLPFSNNGYLEVESDLTDDLKRVRINRVHLEEDAGKNMHDESGRGGDSLVDLNRAGTPLLEIVSEPDMNSAFEARRYLEDLRLLLTYLGVSDCNMQEGSLRCDANVNLHIPQEDGSVIATPIVEVKNMNSIRGVEAAIQYESTRQYKHWQKTGETFGDVAKQTRGWDADKSVTFAQRGKEEASDYRYFPDPDLVPVTVSEEFLAKIRADLLEFPQARKKRFQSEFGLSEYDAGVIVDQGVEFAEYFEQVAKTSGDGKQAANWVTQDVQRELNDRGCTLSEFPIDAETLGTLLQRIVAGDLANKGARDVFAALLENEGQQSKPADVDRLIDEKGLKLVTDTGALEGIIDAIIDKNEKVVADVQGGKQQAVGPLIGQVMKELKGADPKTVRQMLIDRILARGN
- a CDS encoding 3-hydroxyacyl-ACP dehydratase FabZ family protein — translated: MDQEQIKECIPHRDPFLWIDEVLELSENNIHATTYINPDLPVFQGHYPDFPIMPGVLQIEMALQAGAILISRKHALEADKVPVATRINNVKFKHMVRPGDTANVYVEVTERLKDTFYMTGKIVVDGQTCTRLDFAATATDSPG
- a CDS encoding pyridoxal phosphate-dependent decarboxylase family protein, which gives rise to MTEFSTIITPSTNHKTGLTSGNKFLDPRGKNLLSVQNLLHQLVDGLTEELSAAVELAPVPTEWMSIPQSQLIPDQPVSDTELLETCRQLVRGSMNPAHPRYMGHMDPLPSISSVMGSLVTAAVNNNVLSREMSPIFSELEQRLMRELALRFGLPETAGGMLQSGGTLCNLQALTVARNSQLGLNDVHRNGLIQLTSQPVIFASELCHSSVQKSAMILGLGTAAVIPVKVDDQCRMCPEALMNAITLSRKSGQLPFAVVATAGTTVTGNIDPLPAIAKICQNENLWFHVDASYGGAAIFSEAHKSCLQGIERADSITFNPQKWCYVTKACALVLFREEKILDRYFRVAHPYMSLNEEDHKINLGEWGIQGTRAPEIAKWWLTLLQFGKSGLEKLIDHSYDMVNRFNRLIDERDYIERASISEMNIVCFRDTRGSQNEAALGERNQRLQRGLMKDCQTFVSLPRFRNSRWLKAVLLNPFTTVNDLQEIFEYIDQFEGD
- a CDS encoding efflux RND transporter permease subunit — translated: MTTQPDSSTTDLPAESPSVTIVDTGFWKRTASFLIQWRISLLVFAFVLTALAYPYSQRLQLDRSIESLFALDHPLLLSYQESKSLFGGDEFVMLAWKQDDLLTSESLIEIEAFGKTLGKLDGVNPESTQTLSAVLQPKNIGFIGNLFMRIPTVRESALNFAEGALVGQDRVTTAVVIRLKPEELSSVSRAETLANIRELAASHNPPAYVVGEPVQVHDMFEVVEKDGAILGLVSSLILLAVIFFFFRSLRWMILPLVMVQAALIWTKAFLVISGMRLSMVSSMLNSLVTIIGIATVMHITIYFRELRREQERILALRMTLSTLLPAICWACATTAIGFGALLSSDIVPIRSFGIMMVLGVLFTLLAAFTIIPGGVLLGNFSIDPLKYGWEKWVTGGLLKLLRLVFRIPKTIASLALLLMIFGLIGLSFLRIETDFSKNFRENSPIVQALNFVEANLGGAGNYEVNFPFADVTDPAAIDKLRELSEELKAIEIEGHSALTKVIAYTDGIDFIPSVAGRTLDAKRETLQKMQPEFEPSLFNPEEKRMRILLRALERLPAELKLQMIEEVTQTAQKYFPDAKCTGLYVLLANIILSLLSDQVVSFTLAACGIFIGMTIAFRSWKVGLISLVPNLFPIVILVGTLGWIGSLVNIGTAMIASVSIGLTVDSSIHYLSSYFREKKSGRTHAEALKLTQSQVGLSLVFSNVALICGFSVLTLSEFVPLIYFGVLVSIAMLGGLIGNLILLPLLLTGLYGQKEVLTD
- a CDS encoding HD domain-containing phosphohydrolase, which encodes MRDEFTKFARSGSLPEPLAGIPIWEKFLENSLQAKSGCRVRETKLGQSPQAREQAFLKRLSGTARITLQKSAISTQAHRLQRQTLDLIQLRRRLIPDTSPAWQSIEVFLAAAQLHQALDILLSDVETLLELHNRVDNLFNATDELLSALSSGKSVGFVRVQTLVQSVINAAADSTIDQKLWLTLCSSIADYELNTTPSVRRLPLANALQASYLCAKLVRTETLKVKTEPLIAAALLKDTAFWHPQLSDHIIRKGHHSEWSAALTGNIKRYGPGLSRMIRQHHECLDGTGIPFGVRASDLHAEDRILGLITRWTELFQHQLKTRTSMMNTDQWTEDLQVCDDALKQEAKQNRWDIEWLKCLQIVLEIQPKPTEEIADPLVSGRNLNGWKVPQPKFMKHRFPILGNKSTSNVNAKLSSD